The following proteins are co-located in the Vigna angularis cultivar LongXiaoDou No.4 chromosome 2, ASM1680809v1, whole genome shotgun sequence genome:
- the LOC108329258 gene encoding ABC transporter C family member 14: protein MFFSSQTWIKSFSCAFPVKQTSGDMFISTMLQWLRFFFLSPCPQRTILSFVDVVFLLFLFVFTITKLWKRLTSHGGIGTHLNEPLVRNSRSIFLTIRFKLTLTAEVVLTILYTFATVLAFSSSSKVPWKQVDDVFWTVHAITHAVLAFVIIHEKIFEAVTHPLALRVYWVVNFFITSLFTVSAVMRLVIIVDVNESNDFKVDDVVSFISLPLSLFLLFIGVKGFTGIVLSTEESRQLVEEETRLYDRSEGKSEVTSFASASMLSKAFFMWINPLLSKGYKSAMKTNDVPTLSPQHRAERMSSIFESKWPKSNEKSKHLVRMTLLRCFWKELAFNAVLAIFRLCVMFVGPVLIQSFVDFTSGKRSSEYEGYYLVLILLVAKFIEVVSTHHFNFQCQKLGTLIRSALIPALYEKGLKLSFSARQDHGIGTIVNYMAVDTQQLSDMMLQLNAAWMMPLQVAIGMFLLYNCLGASVITAFLGLLGVFVFAVIGTRRNNRFQYNVMKNRDSRMKAVNETLNYMRVIKFQAWEEHFNQRIMGFRETEYGWLSKLMFSICGNIVVMWSTPLLISTLTFGTALLLGVQLDAATVFTTTTVFKILQEPIRTFPQSMISLSQALISLERLDKFMLSRELLDDSTEREEGCGGQTSVEIIDGTFSWDDDNTQQDLKNINLEIKKGEISAIVGTVGSGKSSLLASILGELRKISGKVRVCGSVAYVAQTSWIQNRTIEENILFGLPMDRQRYNEAIRVCCLEKDLEMMDYGDQTEIGERGINLSGGQKQRIQLARAVYQDCDVYLLDDVFSAVDAHTGSEIFKECVRGALKGKTTVLVTHQVDFLHNVDQILVMRDGMIIQSGKYNDLVDSGLDFKALVVAHETSMELVEQSVVVPAENLNRPTNSSTVTSTYKGTSGENNSLEQAVSSKKSSKLIKEEERETGKVSLHIYKLYCTEAFGWWGITLVFVLSLLWQGSLMASDYWLAYETSMESGLFNPSLFMSIYTIITAVSVILVVTRTYFFTLLGLKTAQIFFTQILRSILHAPMSFFDTTPSGRILSRASSDQSNVDVLLPLFTGVVIAMYITVLSIFIVTCQNSWPTVFLIFPLILLNIWYRGYYLATSRELTRLDSITKAPVIHHFSESIAGVMTIRAFRQQKNFCEENLKRVNANLCMDFHNYSCNVWLGVRLELLGSFVFCISALFMIILPSSIIKPENVGLSLSYGLSLNGVLFWAVFMSCFIENKMVSVERIKQFTNIPPEPAWNIKDHLPPSNWPGQGNVDIKDLQVRYRPNTPLVLKGITLSITGGEKVGVVGRTGSGKSTLIQVLFRLVEPSGGKIVVDGIDISILGLHDLRSRFGIIPQEPVLFEGTVRSNIDPIGQHTDEEIWKSLERCQLKDVVAAKPEKLDSSVVENGENWSVGQRQLLCLGRVILKKSRLLFMDEATASVDSQTDGVIQKIIREEFAACTIISIAHRIPTVMDCNRVLVVDAGIAKEYDKPSNLLQRESLFGALVQEYANRSTEL from the exons ATGTTCTTTTCATCTCAAACATGGATAAAATCCTTCTCCTGTGCATTCCCCGTGAAGCAAACCTCTGGTGACATGTTTATCTCAACTATGCTTCAATGGCTGAGATTTTTCTTCCTCTCACCGTGTCCTCAAAGAACTATATTATCTTTCGTCGATGTCGTGTTCCTCTTGTTTCTCTTCGTGTTTACTATCACCAAGCTCTGGAAAAGGCTCACCTCCCATGGCGGTATCGGCACTCACCTCAATGAACCACTCGTCAGAAACAGCAGATCCATTTTCTTAACTATTCGGTTCAAGCTAACCTTAACCGCAGAGGTTGTTTTGACTATACTTTACACGTTTGCTACCGTTCTTGCGTTTAGCAGTTCCTCCAAGGTGCCGTGGAAGCAAGTTGACGACGTGTTTTGGACAGTCCACGCCATAACACATGCGGTGCTTGCATTCGTGATCATCCACGAGAAAATATTTGAAGCTGTTACTCACCCTCTTGCGCTTCGTGTTTATTGGGTTGTGAATTTCTTTATTACTTCGTTGTTCACAGTTTCTGCTGTTATGCGTTTGGTCATAATCGTGGACGTGAATGAAAGCAACGACTTCAAGGTGGATGACGTGGTCTCTTTCATTTCACTCCCTCTGTCgctatttcttctttttattgggGTTAAAGGATTCACCGGTATTGTCTTGTCGACAGAAGAAAGTCGACAACTTGTTGAGGAGGAAACTAGGTTGTACGATCGGAGTGAGGGAAAGTCGGAGGTTACTAGCTTCGCTTCAGCTTCTATGTTATCTAAGGCTTTTTTTATGTGGATAAATCCATTGTTGAGTAAAGGGTACAAGTCCGCAATGAAGACTAATGATGTTCCAACGCTTTCTCCACAGCACAGAGCTGAGAGGATGTCATCTATTTTTGAATCAAAATGGCCTAAATCAAACGAGAAGTCGAAGCACCTGGTTAGAATGACTTTGCTCCGTTGCTTTTGGAAGGAGTTGGCCTTCAATGCCGTGCTTGCAATCTTTAGGCTCTGTGTCATGTTTGTGGGGCCGGTTCTGATTCAAAGTTTTGTGGATTTCACATCAGGGAAGAGAAGTTCTGAATATGAAGGGTACTACCTTGTGTTGATTCTTCTCGTTGCTAAGTTCATTGAAGTTGTGAGTACTCATCATTTCAACTTCCAATGTCAGAAGCTTGGGACGCTTATACGGAGCGCTCTGATCCCCGCTTTGTACGAGAAGGGGTTAAAACTATCATTCTCTGCTCGGCAGGATCATGGGATAGGAACCATTGTGAATTACATGGCTGTGGATACCCAGCAACTCTCTGACATGATGCTTCAGTTAAATGCTGCGTGGATGATGCCACTTCAGGTTGCCATTGGCATGTTTCTACTTTACAACTGTCTGGGTGCCTCAGTGATCACTGCTTTTCTTGGTCTTCTTGGTGTTTTTGTGTTTGCTGTGATTGGTACCCGCAGGAACAACCGCTTCCAGTATAATGTGATGAAGAATCGTGACTCGAGAATGAAAGCTGTGAATGAGACGCTTAATTACATGCGTGTGATCAAGTTTCAGGCCTGGGAGGAACATTTCAACCAGAGAATTATGGGATTCCGTGAGACTGAATATGGATGGCTCTCCAAGTTGATGTTCTCAATATGTGGCAATATTGTTGTGATGTGGAGCACGCCCTTGTTGATATCAACTCTCACGTTTGGAACGGCTCTTTTGCTGGGAGTTCAACTTGATGCTGCTACGGTCTTCACAACAACAACTGTGTTCAAGATATTGCAGGAGCCCATTAGGACATTCCCACAGTCTATGATATCTCTCTCACAAGCATTAATATCATTGGAGAGACTAGATAAGTTCATGTTGAGCAGGGAATTGTTGGATGATTCAACTGAGAGAGAAGAAGGATGTGGCGGACAAACATCAGTGGAAATCATAGATGGGACTTTTAGTTGGGATGATGATAACACGCAGCAGGACttgaaaaatatcaatttggAGATAAAAAAGGGAGAGATTTCAGCAATTGTTGGGACTGTAGGGTCAGGAAAGTCCTCTCTTCTCGCATCAATTCTTGGAGAGTTGCGTAAGATTTCCGGAAAG GTTCGGGTTTGTGGAAGTGTTGCTTATGTTGCACAAACATCTTGGATTCAGAATAGAACTATTGAAGAAAACATTCTCTTTGGTTTACCAATGGACAGGCAGAGGTACAATGAAGCTATCAGGGTTTGTTGTTTGGAGAAAGACTTGGAAATGATGGATTATGGGGATCAGACAGAAATTGGAGAGCGTGGTATCAACCTGAGTGGAGGCCAAAAGCAGCGTATACAACTTGCCAGGGCTGTTTATCAAGACTGTGATGTATATCTTCTCGATGATGTCTTCAGTGCTGTTGATGCTCATACTGGTTCCGAAATATTTAAG GAATGTGTCAGGGGAGCTCTAAAAGGCAAGACCACTGTTCTTGTTACTCACCAAGTAGATTTCCTACATAATGTGGATCAGATATTA GTGATGAGGGACGGCATGATAATCCAATCAGGAAAGTACAATGATCTAGTTGATTCTGGACTGGATTTTAAAGCTCTGGTGGTTGCTCATGAGACCTCCATGGAACTGGTGGAGCAGAGTGTGGTCGTGCCCGCTGAAAATTTGAACAGGCCAACAAACTCTTCAACGGTGACTTCTACTTACAAGGGAACCAGTGGTGAAAACAATTCTCTTGAACAGGCCGTGTCTAGCAAGAAAAGTTCTAAACTCATCAAAGAAGAGGAAAGAGAAACCGGCAAAGTGAGCTTACATATCTATAAACTCTACTGCACTGAGGCTTTTGGCTGGTGGGGAATTACTTTAgtatttgttctttctttgttatGGCAAGGATCTTTGATGGCAAGTGATTATTGGCTGGCGTATGAAACCTCAATGGAAAGTGGACTGTTTAACCCTTCTCTCTTCATGTccatttatacaattattaccGCTGTTTCGGTTATCTTGGTGGTGACGAGAACTTACTTCTTTACACTCTTGGGGCTAAAGACTGCACAAATTTTCTTCACACAAATTCTTCGTAGCATCTTGCATGCGCCTATGTCTTTCTTTGACACTACTCCGTCTGGGAGAATTCTAAGCAGG GCTTCCTCTGATCAGAGCAATGTTGATGTCCTACTCCCCTTGTTCACGGGAGTTGTCATTGCCATGTATATTACAGTGCTCAGCATCTTCATCGTCACCTGTCAAAATTCATGGCCAACAGTGTTTTTGATATTCCCTCttattttgttgaatatatGGTATCGG GGTTACTATCTAGCAACATCTCGTGAATTAACTCGTCTGGATTCAATTACCAAAGCACCAGTTATTCATCACTTCTCTGAAAGCATTGCTGGGGTCATGACAATCCGTGCATTCAGACAACAGAAGaatttttgtgaagaaaatCTCAAACGGGTGAATGCTAATTTATGTATGGATTTCCACAACTATAGCTGCAATGTGTGGTTGGGAGTGCGCTTAGAGTTGCTTGGAAgctttgtcttttgcatttctGCATTGTTCATGATCATTTTACCCAGTAGTATCATAAAGCCAG AAAATGTTGGATTATCTCTTTCTTATGGGTTGTCCTTAAACGGTGTCTTGTTCTGGGCTGTATTCATGAGTTGTTTCATCGAAAACAAGATGGTGTCTGTTGAGAGGATAAAGCAGTTTACAAATATTCCACCGGAACCGGCATGGAATATCAAGGATCACCTACCTCCTTCAAATTGGCCCGGTCAAGGCAATGTAGATATCAAAGACTTGCAG GTCAGATATCGTCCAAATACTCCTCTGGTGCTCAAAGGCATTACTTTAAGCATTACCGGAGGTGAAAAAGTTGGTGTTGTGGGTCGAACTGGGAGTGGAAAGTCAACTTTAATTCAAGTATTATTTAGGCTGGTGGAACCTTCGGGAGGGAAAATAGTGGTTGACGGTATTGACATATCCATCTTGGGACTTCACGATCTTAGATCACGGTTTGGCATCATTCCTCAGGAGCCTGTGCTTTTTGAAGGAACTGTCAGAAGCAACATTGATCCAATTGGACAACATACAGATGAAGAAATATGGAAG AGCTTGGAGCGTTGTCAGCTAAAGGATGTTGTTGCTGCTAAGCCTGAAAAACTTGACTCTTCAG TGGTGGAAAACGGAGAGAACTGGAGTGTGGGGCAAAGACAGCTGCTTTGTCTAGGGCGTGTTATACTTAAGAAAAGCCGACTTTTGTTTATGGATGAGGCAACAGCTTCTGTTGATTCTCAAACTGATGGTGTTATTCAGAAGATCATAAGAGAAGAGTTTGCAGCATGCACCATCATCAGCATTGCTCACAGAATACCCACAGTCATGGACTGTAACAGAGTTTTAGTTGTAGACGCAG GGATAGCGAAAGAATATGACAAGCCTTCCAATTTGCTTCAGAGAGAATCTCTGTTTGGGGCATTAGTTCAAGAATATGCCAACCGATCCACTGAACTATAA